The stretch of DNA CCGACGAGGCTGTGCGGATTGCTAAGCTGGCCAGAGCCGCCGGCTACGGTGACTGGGTTAAAATTGAAGTTATTGCTGACGCGCGATACTTAATGCCTGATAACCAGGAAACGATTAAAGCAACCCGAGTTCTCGCCGCTCAAGGGTTTAAAGTATTTCCCTATATGAACCCGGATATCTATGCCGCACGGGAACTTGTCGAAGCCGGAGCAGTGGCAGTTATGCCGCTTGGCGCGCCGATTGGCAGCAACCGCGGTCTGCAAACCCGAGAAATGATTCGCATCTTGCTGGCAGAGCTGCCTGATACCCCGATTATCGTTGATGCCGGCATCGGGCGTCCGTCTGAAGCAGCTGAAGCCATGGAGATGGGCGCTGCAGCAGTTATGGTCAATACTGCCATTGCCTCCGCCGGTGACCCGGTCAAGATGGCTGCCGCCTTTGCTCATGCGGTGTCAGCCGGAAGGCTTGCTTATCTTGCGGGACTAGGAAGGCAGCTGGACGCTGCGGTGGCTTCCTCGCCGCTCACCGGTTTTCTGGGGAGGAGTTGAAGCTTATGTCCGTTAACGAGTTAATAAAGGAATATAAGGATTTTGATTTTGATTCATTCTTTGAGAAGCTTACGCTGCGGGATGTTGACAGGGTGTTGGATAAAGACAGGCTATCGCCGCAAGATTACCTTACTTTGCTGTCGCCGGCTGCGGTCGGACGGTTGGAGGAGATGGCCAGACGTGCTCAGACTGAGACAATAAAGCATTTTGGGCGGACAGTCCAGCTTTTTGCACCTATTTATGTATCAAATTACTGCATAAATACCTGTGTTTACTGCGGCTTCAATCATGAAAACCAATTTGCCAGACGGCACTTATCGCTGGACGAGGTGGATAGAGAAGCTCAAGTAATCAGCCGGATGGGGCTTAAGCACATTCTGTTGCTGACAGGCGAGCACCCGACAAAGTCTACCGTTAATTACATGGCCGATTGTGTGCAGGTCTTAAAGCGGCATTTTAGCTGCATAAGTGTCGAAGTATACTCGCTGACCGAGGAAGAATACCGGCAGTTGGTTAATGCCGGTGTTGACGGAATGACAATGTATCAGGAGGTTTATCAGCAAGAGTGCTACGAACCGTTGCATCCATCGGGGCCTAAGAAAGATTATCTATTCCGGCTAGACGCGCCGGAACGGGCTTGCAAGGCCGGTATGCGAACTGTTACTGTAGGAGCGCTGCTTGGTTTGGCTCCCTGGCGCCAGGAAAGTTTCTTCACCGGTCTTCACGCTGCTTACTTGCAAAACAGATATCCGGCAGTCGATATTCAGATTGCTCCACCCCGGTTGCGGCCCTGTCACGGCGGATTCCAGGCGATTGCGCCTGTAAGCGACGTAGATCTTGTGCAATACATAATGGCATACCGTATCTTTATGCCGCATAGCGGTATCGGTCTATCAACAAGGGAACGGCCAGAGTTACGCGACCAATTGATTAAGCTTGGCGTAACAAGGATGTCGGCTGGAGTATCGACCGCAGTCGGCGGGTATAGCGATAAAAAAGAAGAAGGCCAGTTTGAGCTTGCCGACGAGCGCGGGGTTGAGGAAATTCGCTTAATGTTAAAAAAGAACGGCTATCAACCGATTTTCCAAGATTGGCACTATCTATAACTTGGCCGGAAAGAGGGAGTCATGGATTTTAAGACAGCCTTAACACGCTATTTAACACAGCAACAACTGGACGCTATTGAAAAAGTCCAAATCGGAATTGCCGGTGCAGGGGGCCTGGGTTCTAACTGCGCTGCTGCTTTAGTTAGATGCGGCTTTAAAAAGTTGCGGATAATCGACTATGATTGCATCGAGCCCAGCAATCTTAATCGGCAGTTCTTTTTTGCCGACCAAATAGGGATGGCCAAGGTTGAAGCATTAGGCCAAAACTTATGCCGTATAAATCCTGATCTGGAACTCGAACTTA from Veillonellaceae bacterium encodes:
- a CDS encoding thiazole synthase; this translates as MDINNWEIGGKKLRSRLIVGTGKYADQSILPQVMEAAQTDAVTVAVRRISAENLQENIMDCIPKDAVLMPNTSGARNADEAVRIAKLARAAGYGDWVKIEVIADARYLMPDNQETIKATRVLAAQGFKVFPYMNPDIYAARELVEAGAVAVMPLGAPIGSNRGLQTREMIRILLAELPDTPIIVDAGIGRPSEAAEAMEMGAAAVMVNTAIASAGDPVKMAAAFAHAVSAGRLAYLAGLGRQLDAAVASSPLTGFLGRS
- the thiH gene encoding 2-iminoacetate synthase ThiH yields the protein MSVNELIKEYKDFDFDSFFEKLTLRDVDRVLDKDRLSPQDYLTLLSPAAVGRLEEMARRAQTETIKHFGRTVQLFAPIYVSNYCINTCVYCGFNHENQFARRHLSLDEVDREAQVISRMGLKHILLLTGEHPTKSTVNYMADCVQVLKRHFSCISVEVYSLTEEEYRQLVNAGVDGMTMYQEVYQQECYEPLHPSGPKKDYLFRLDAPERACKAGMRTVTVGALLGLAPWRQESFFTGLHAAYLQNRYPAVDIQIAPPRLRPCHGGFQAIAPVSDVDLVQYIMAYRIFMPHSGIGLSTRERPELRDQLIKLGVTRMSAGVSTAVGGYSDKKEEGQFELADERGVEEIRLMLKKNGYQPIFQDWHYL